From a region of the Neobacillus niacini genome:
- a CDS encoding YheC/YheD family protein: MKVNIQSVEMTTNEIHFPENLFHHFCLPVQPYKFHAIYKKEMNSLYLGPIIGLVTDFKNKGNAEPHFGSIHNFCEELHHGITENGGFLYVFSDSEFSVQGYYFDNGIWRPSGLPLPDVIYNRIHSRRLEFGKEYQLFRQTLAELCIPIFNDRFLSKWEVHEHLIHENHLHSYIPDTNIFTKGNLTAFIEKYKTIFIKPVHGSQGRNIFKLQIEDNHFSLESSVTSPLENNRQTILSFEQTYGLLKPLVNNRIYIIQQGISLLTYQSRGMDYRVLCHKNHQNKWDVTSVVARISAENEFVSNIARGGEIMSPLNALKENMGVSDAKRVIAQMKDLAIETALIIERKTSGITGELGIDIGIDQDGKPWIIEVNSKPSKNFEDGQMKIRPSAKAIIQFCTNLALDSTSEMEDS; this comes from the coding sequence GTGAAAGTTAATATACAATCGGTCGAGATGACAACTAACGAGATTCATTTCCCTGAAAATCTATTCCACCATTTTTGTTTACCGGTTCAACCATATAAATTTCATGCAATATACAAAAAAGAAATGAATTCACTTTATTTAGGACCAATCATTGGTTTAGTTACGGATTTTAAAAATAAAGGAAATGCTGAACCCCATTTTGGTTCGATTCATAACTTTTGTGAAGAACTTCATCATGGGATAACAGAGAATGGTGGATTTCTATATGTTTTTTCCGACTCAGAATTTTCTGTTCAAGGATATTATTTTGACAATGGGATATGGAGGCCTTCAGGACTTCCTCTGCCAGATGTGATTTATAATCGCATTCATTCCCGGAGGTTGGAATTTGGTAAGGAGTATCAATTATTCCGCCAAACTCTTGCGGAGTTATGTATTCCTATTTTTAATGATCGCTTTCTTTCAAAATGGGAGGTTCATGAGCACTTAATCCATGAGAACCATCTGCATTCTTATATACCGGATACAAATATTTTTACAAAAGGCAATCTCACCGCTTTTATAGAAAAGTATAAAACCATTTTTATTAAACCTGTACATGGAAGTCAGGGAAGAAATATTTTTAAACTACAAATAGAAGACAACCATTTTTCATTAGAATCTTCCGTCACATCACCGTTAGAAAACAACAGGCAAACGATACTTTCCTTTGAGCAGACATATGGGCTTCTTAAACCTTTGGTGAACAATCGAATATACATTATCCAACAAGGAATCTCCCTTCTTACCTATCAATCTAGAGGAATGGATTATCGAGTATTATGTCATAAAAACCATCAAAACAAATGGGATGTAACCTCAGTGGTGGCACGGATTTCGGCAGAAAATGAGTTTGTTTCAAATATTGCAAGGGGCGGGGAAATTATGTCCCCATTAAACGCTCTAAAAGAGAACATGGGCGTAAGCGATGCTAAACGGGTCATAGCTCAAATGAAAGATTTAGCCATCGAAACAGCTTTGATTATTGAAAGAAAGACATCTGGGATCACCGGGGAACTCGGAATCGACATTGGAATTGATCAAGATGGGAAGCCCTGGATTATTGAAGTGAATTCAAAGCCATCGAAAAACTTTGAAGATGGCCAAATGAAAATAAGACCGTCGGCAAAAGCGATTATTCAGTTTTGTACAAATCTTGCATTAGACTCAACCTCAGAAATGGAGGATTCATAG
- a CDS encoding YheC/YheD family protein has product MTTFGIMTLHIESEASYLHEIAARSHSCGMECYHFLPSSINPLTQQIKGRRFCAVEQNWINDEFPIPSLIYDRCFYGDDEHSKQCIPIVSWLKSRDDITFLGFGLPNKLELYETLSNSRLAPYLPHSKSIKECSEVISALTKQKKIIIKPINGSQGYGIYYLKKNDKTIHVKTEKNKKIISRIFPNETKLFQWLQPLINFRPYLIQPYLELSNTASRPFDIRILLQKDEQGVWVERGKGIRIGNTGGILSNLSAGGSVTDFTTWSSTLSQTNKEYICSELNFITTNLPQILENEISPLFEIGIDIGVARNGAIWILDVNSKPGRKVMLSTKPDLKDTLFLAPLLYGKYLIQSASKERKSHYEKTLYH; this is encoded by the coding sequence ATGACAACCTTTGGCATTATGACTTTACACATAGAAAGTGAAGCATCTTATCTTCATGAAATAGCTGCACGCAGTCATTCCTGTGGCATGGAGTGTTATCACTTTCTTCCCTCTTCTATTAATCCACTGACCCAACAAATCAAAGGGAGACGTTTTTGTGCCGTGGAACAGAATTGGATTAATGACGAATTTCCAATTCCCTCCCTCATCTATGATCGCTGTTTTTACGGAGATGATGAACATTCAAAGCAATGTATTCCGATTGTTTCTTGGTTAAAAAGCAGGGATGATATTACATTTTTAGGCTTTGGATTGCCTAATAAACTAGAGTTATATGAAACATTATCCAACTCTCGATTGGCACCCTACTTACCCCATTCAAAGTCTATTAAAGAATGCTCAGAAGTAATATCAGCTTTAACCAAACAAAAAAAAATTATTATTAAACCAATTAATGGATCACAAGGTTATGGGATCTATTATTTAAAGAAAAACGATAAAACCATCCATGTCAAAACCGAAAAGAATAAGAAAATTATCTCTAGAATTTTCCCAAATGAAACAAAACTGTTTCAATGGCTTCAGCCCCTGATTAATTTTCGGCCATACCTTATCCAGCCCTACCTAGAGTTATCGAATACTGCGTCAAGGCCATTTGATATTAGAATTTTACTTCAGAAAGATGAACAGGGTGTCTGGGTAGAGCGTGGAAAGGGAATTCGAATAGGAAATACCGGAGGAATTCTTTCAAACTTAAGTGCCGGAGGCTCGGTGACGGACTTTACCACTTGGTCCTCTACGTTATCTCAAACTAACAAAGAATATATTTGTTCGGAGTTGAATTTTATAACAACTAATCTCCCGCAAATTCTAGAAAATGAAATTTCACCATTATTCGAAATTGGAATTGATATCGGGGTGGCAAGAAATGGAGCCATTTGGATTCTTGATGTGAATTCAAAGCCAGGAAGAAAAGTTATGTTAAGTACCAAGCCAGATTTAAAAGATACCTTGTTCCTTGCACCCCTTCTTTACGGAAAATACCTTATTCAATCAGCAAGTAAAGAAAGGAAGAGCCACTATGAGAAAACGCTATACCATTGA
- a CDS encoding YheC/YheD family protein: MRKRYTIEIADTSQLVVYCPQELLKDKVIKKIAFGSKALDVDCRPHPTKNNSIIISNEVKRRLLFPDFSIKLHVFVDHHVLNLGPLVGIFTAGFTPFPLRPIGDRTNFFSKLLSVKTNVGAIPFVFGEQHINWDTGTISGYFYHDHNWQNMEVPFPHVIYDRLPNRKSERNPKLAKVKQTLQSDYLIPWYNPGFFSKLDIYERLHQDQSVASYLPETHPFTSFSMIEDMLSKYGHVYLKPINGSLGLGIHQILYDKIHDEYYCRYQDREGVNRLRKFSSIEGLFKSVFANRNLDKMIVQQGIHLLRHEQRPIDFRIHTNKDDKGNWHVTALAAKIAGLGSVTTHARSGGEIKTLAEIFQPEECKLFTERLVNTALLLSKAIANNMEGIIAEIGFDLGIDKHGDVWLFEANSKPGRSIFSHPELKNFDQLTCKLSMAFAVFLTEQSILHPEEVIKW, from the coding sequence ATGAGAAAACGCTATACCATTGAAATAGCTGATACTAGCCAATTAGTTGTATACTGTCCTCAAGAGCTCTTGAAGGATAAGGTTATTAAAAAAATTGCATTTGGTTCAAAAGCACTCGATGTTGACTGTAGACCTCATCCTACGAAAAACAATTCTATTATCATAAGCAATGAGGTAAAAAGACGATTACTTTTTCCCGATTTTTCAATAAAATTGCATGTATTTGTTGACCATCATGTTCTCAATCTAGGACCGCTTGTTGGAATATTTACAGCCGGGTTCACTCCATTCCCACTCCGCCCGATAGGTGACAGAACAAACTTTTTCTCTAAATTATTATCGGTAAAAACAAACGTAGGTGCAATCCCATTTGTTTTTGGAGAACAGCATATAAATTGGGATACAGGGACAATTAGCGGGTATTTTTATCACGATCATAATTGGCAGAATATGGAGGTGCCCTTTCCCCATGTTATCTATGATCGGCTGCCGAATAGAAAAAGTGAAAGAAACCCAAAACTAGCTAAAGTGAAACAAACTTTGCAATCAGACTATCTAATCCCATGGTATAATCCCGGATTTTTCAGCAAACTCGATATTTATGAGCGATTACATCAGGACCAATCTGTCGCTAGTTACCTCCCAGAAACACACCCATTTACTTCCTTTTCAATGATTGAAGACATGCTTTCTAAATATGGTCATGTCTATTTAAAACCAATTAATGGAAGCTTGGGTTTAGGTATACATCAAATCCTATATGATAAAATCCATGACGAATATTACTGCCGCTATCAGGATCGAGAGGGTGTGAATCGTCTACGGAAGTTCTCATCCATAGAGGGATTGTTTAAGTCTGTTTTCGCTAACCGAAATCTAGACAAAATGATTGTTCAACAAGGCATCCACTTATTACGGCACGAACAGCGGCCGATTGATTTTCGGATACACACAAACAAAGATGATAAGGGTAATTGGCATGTCACAGCACTGGCTGCGAAAATAGCTGGGCTTGGAAGTGTAACTACCCATGCCCGAAGTGGCGGAGAAATCAAAACACTTGCGGAAATCTTCCAACCGGAAGAATGTAAGCTTTTTACTGAAAGGCTTGTAAATACTGCGCTCCTATTAAGTAAAGCAATAGCAAACAACATGGAAGGCATCATTGCTGAGATTGGTTTTGATTTAGGGATTGATAAACATGGTGACGTTTGGTTATTTGAGGCAAATTCAAAGCCAGGGAGATCGATATTCAGTCATCCCGAGCTAAAAAATTTCGATCAACTTACCTGTAAGTTATCAATGGCGTTTGCCGTTTTTTTGACGGAACAATCTATCCTGCATCCCGAGGAAGTCATCAAATGGTAG
- a CDS encoding YheC/YheD family protein: protein MVVTNPWSTGSTPVIGILTARKKDGSIAGNGALFIELQKKLISLNGKSFIFTLDGVHQDSIDGYIYIPERNDWERITSPFPDLVYNRIPFRRSEEELKSSMFFACLKEMNIPFFNPGFIDKSELYNLFKKHSFLHTFLPATIPAKNKQKLSAFLSQYQSIYLKPSQSARGNGIFKLELDTAGRVLLKGLNENDKFVTFDLFWEEWERRLFEKNYLAQEEIKPVLYEGKRFDFRILAHAEKNHYKVTGIGIRQSQKQDITTHVPSGGRLLPYEQLQNEEYDFFIETIVQHIGASLTETFGFFGEFSIDMGLSQSGQFYIYEVNSKPMSFDETEIEEKRIEHLCQLFQQLTATKKD from the coding sequence ATGGTAGTAACAAATCCGTGGAGCACCGGTAGTACCCCCGTTATCGGTATTTTGACAGCACGAAAAAAAGACGGCTCGATTGCTGGGAATGGCGCACTTTTTATTGAACTGCAAAAAAAGCTTATTTCACTTAATGGAAAAAGCTTTATCTTTACGCTCGATGGAGTTCATCAAGATTCCATTGACGGCTATATCTATATTCCAGAAAGAAATGATTGGGAAAGGATCACCTCTCCTTTTCCCGATCTCGTTTATAATCGAATACCCTTCCGAAGGTCTGAAGAAGAACTTAAAAGCAGTATGTTTTTTGCTTGCTTGAAGGAAATGAACATTCCCTTTTTTAATCCCGGTTTTATTGATAAATCTGAGCTTTATAACCTCTTTAAAAAACATTCCTTTCTTCACACCTTTTTGCCAGCCACCATCCCTGCCAAGAATAAACAAAAGCTTTCTGCCTTTTTATCTCAATACCAATCGATTTACTTAAAACCTTCTCAATCAGCAAGAGGGAATGGCATTTTCAAGTTAGAACTAGATACAGCAGGTAGGGTACTTTTAAAAGGATTAAACGAAAACGATAAATTCGTTACATTTGATCTTTTTTGGGAAGAGTGGGAAAGAAGGCTTTTCGAGAAAAACTATTTGGCCCAAGAGGAAATAAAGCCGGTCCTTTATGAAGGAAAACGATTTGATTTTCGTATTCTAGCACATGCTGAAAAAAATCATTATAAGGTTACGGGAATCGGAATTAGACAATCCCAAAAGCAGGATATCACCACCCATGTTCCTTCAGGCGGAAGGCTTTTACCATATGAACAATTACAAAACGAGGAATACGACTTTTTTATTGAAACTATTGTCCAACACATTGGTGCATCACTAACAGAAACGTTTGGCTTTTTTGGTGAATTCTCGATTGATATGGGGCTTAGCCAATCTGGACAATTCTATATTTATGAGGTGAACTCAAAACCGATGAGCTTTGATGAGACAGAGATAGAAGAAAAAAGAATCGAACATCTATGTCAGTTGTTCCAGCAGCTGACCGCCACAAAAAAAGACTGA
- a CDS encoding YheE family protein yields MLTHFQFKPLFENKNIPGWNFSFYFKKQRFSGVYHQTGKIEWTVNTPEQDDIETLTTQIHELMLYHVYE; encoded by the coding sequence TTGCTCACACACTTTCAATTTAAGCCATTATTTGAAAATAAGAATATTCCGGGCTGGAATTTTTCCTTTTATTTTAAAAAGCAAAGATTTTCAGGTGTCTATCACCAAACCGGAAAAATTGAATGGACAGTGAATACTCCCGAACAGGATGATATTGAAACATTAACCACCCAAATCCATGAGTTAATGCTGTACCACGTTTACGAATAA
- a CDS encoding PucR family transcriptional regulator — translation MLKKLMSLYKDSILYSELPKHTSDQFYIFFDEPQKNWLAIPKASLTEKEINLLQVLYEQVKIPLKPLSTLSRIWHDYLLFNGSMPSLSAESNFRFIQFHVKGLGVDPTEIEPAIKGFFSDEVQIIWEDDHNGIVIEERRQLSLTESELSSMADTLESDFYVKISFYFGRVYPFSSHLRNQFLQEKEYFEFAKENLERTNILTFEKIFPAFVAFNLPDFMKEKIKQELSSVFSEDPELYTTIKVFLENNLNASLTAKKLYIHRNTLQYRIDKFIDKTGVQLKDFYGAFTVFLACLLFEQRK, via the coding sequence TTGTTAAAAAAACTCATGTCTTTATACAAAGATTCAATATTATATTCTGAACTGCCTAAACATACATCTGACCAATTTTACATATTTTTTGACGAACCTCAAAAAAACTGGCTTGCCATACCTAAAGCAAGTCTAACAGAAAAAGAGATCAATCTCCTTCAAGTTCTATATGAACAAGTGAAAATTCCTTTGAAGCCATTATCCACACTATCGCGAATATGGCATGATTATTTACTATTTAATGGTTCCATGCCTTCACTCAGTGCCGAAAGTAATTTTCGATTCATTCAGTTCCATGTTAAAGGTCTTGGGGTTGACCCAACAGAAATTGAGCCTGCAATCAAAGGCTTTTTTTCTGATGAGGTACAAATCATTTGGGAAGATGATCATAATGGGATCGTCATTGAAGAAAGAAGACAATTGTCCCTCACTGAAAGTGAATTATCTTCGATGGCTGATACGTTAGAAAGTGATTTTTATGTAAAGATATCTTTTTATTTTGGGAGGGTTTACCCGTTCTCAAGTCACTTACGTAATCAATTTCTACAAGAAAAAGAGTATTTTGAATTCGCCAAAGAAAATCTTGAACGTACAAATATTCTTACCTTCGAAAAAATTTTCCCTGCCTTCGTGGCATTTAATCTGCCTGATTTCATGAAAGAAAAGATTAAACAGGAGCTATCCTCTGTATTCTCAGAAGATCCTGAGTTATATACAACCATCAAAGTCTTCCTTGAAAATAATCTGAATGCTAGTTTAACGGCTAAAAAATTATATATCCATCGAAATACACTACAGTATCGAATTGATAAATTTATTGATAAAACAGGAGTACAATTAAAAGACTTTTACGGAGCTTTTACCGTCTTTTTAGCGTGCCTGCTTTTTGAACAAAGGAAATAG
- a CDS encoding ABC transporter ATP-binding protein: MAELKLDHIYKIYDNKVTAVTDFNLHIQDKEFIVFVGPSGCGKSTTLRMVAGLEEISKGDFYIDGKRVNDVAPKDRDIAMVFQNYALYPHMTVYDNMAFGLKLRKFPKDEIERRVNEAAKILGLEAYLKRKPKALSGGQRQRVALGRAIVRDAKVFLMDEPLSNLDAKLRVAMRAEIAKLHRRLNTTTIYVTHDQTEAMTMASRLVVMKDGLIQQVGTPKEVYEKPENVFVGGFIGSPAMNFFNGKLENGKFIIGKTSLAVPEGKMKVLREQGYVGKEIILGVRPEDIHDEPVFIEASAGTKVNLNVDVAELTGAELMVYSSLDGQDFVARLDSRADIHPGDALELAFDLNKGHFFDAETESRIRVANE; the protein is encoded by the coding sequence ATGGCAGAATTAAAATTAGATCATATTTATAAAATCTATGACAATAAAGTAACAGCGGTTACAGACTTTAACCTACATATCCAAGATAAGGAGTTTATCGTATTTGTAGGTCCATCTGGCTGCGGTAAATCAACAACATTACGTATGGTCGCTGGTCTTGAAGAAATTTCAAAAGGTGACTTTTACATCGACGGAAAAAGAGTAAACGATGTAGCTCCTAAAGATCGTGATATCGCAATGGTATTCCAAAACTATGCCCTTTATCCACATATGACAGTTTACGATAATATGGCTTTCGGTTTAAAACTTCGTAAATTTCCAAAGGATGAAATCGAACGTCGTGTAAATGAAGCAGCAAAAATTCTTGGATTAGAAGCTTACTTAAAAAGAAAGCCAAAAGCATTATCAGGTGGTCAGCGTCAGCGTGTTGCATTAGGACGTGCGATTGTCCGTGACGCAAAGGTATTCTTAATGGACGAGCCTCTTTCAAACCTTGATGCAAAGCTCCGTGTAGCGATGCGTGCTGAAATCGCGAAGCTTCACCGTCGTTTAAATACAACAACTATTTATGTAACACATGACCAAACAGAAGCAATGACAATGGCTTCAAGACTTGTAGTTATGAAGGATGGTCTTATCCAACAAGTTGGAACACCTAAAGAAGTATATGAAAAGCCTGAAAACGTATTCGTTGGCGGATTTATCGGTTCCCCTGCCATGAACTTCTTCAATGGTAAACTTGAAAATGGCAAGTTTATCATTGGAAAAACTTCACTCGCAGTTCCAGAAGGTAAAATGAAAGTTCTTCGTGAACAAGGATATGTTGGTAAAGAAATTATCCTTGGTGTTCGTCCAGAAGACATCCACGATGAGCCTGTATTTATCGAAGCGTCTGCTGGTACAAAAGTTAACCTAAATGTTGATGTAGCTGAATTAACTGGAGCAGAATTAATGGTCTACTCAAGTTTAGATGGTCAGGACTTCGTGGCACGTCTAGATTCTAGAGCTGACATTCACCCTGGAGATGCATTAGAACTAGCATTTGATTTAAATAAAGGTCATTTCTTTGACGCTGAAACTGAGTCCCGCATCCGCGTGGCTAACGAGTAG
- a CDS encoding IS256 family transposase: MTQVQFNLNIDDLKDSVMNSNIDAVIKASIVLVLNSFMDKERDEFLQAGSYERSISRRDYRNGYYDRDLLISIGKITLRVPRTRSGDFSTTVFEQYARCDQALVLAMLEMVVNGVSTRKVSKIMEQLCGQKVSKSFVSTLTEKLDPIVNQWASRPLNTMYYPYIFADAMYIKVREHNRVVSKAVYIATAVDQNNRREILGLRVDHGESTEAWQRFFQHLKSRGLQSPKLIISDAHKGLKSAIGIEFVGSSWQRCTVHYKKNIITHMPKKGMDEVKMGLKRIFEVASVEEARKYKNEFIEQFGDNPKLEKAIEILEEGFEDAIQYLNEKPKYHKHIRSTNSLERINEEVRRREKVIRIFPNTQSAFRLIGAVLMDYAEEVGRRIIQDQEEKK; the protein is encoded by the coding sequence ATGACTCAAGTACAGTTTAACCTAAATATCGATGATTTAAAAGATTCTGTTATGAACTCTAATATAGACGCTGTCATCAAAGCGTCTATCGTCTTGGTATTGAATTCTTTTATGGATAAAGAACGTGATGAGTTCTTGCAAGCCGGATCCTATGAACGTTCTATTTCACGACGTGACTACCGTAATGGATACTATGATCGTGATTTATTAATTAGCATTGGGAAAATTACTCTTCGAGTACCACGTACTCGTAGTGGAGACTTTTCGACTACTGTGTTTGAACAATATGCTCGTTGTGACCAAGCCCTCGTATTAGCCATGCTTGAAATGGTTGTAAATGGGGTCTCCACAAGAAAAGTTTCAAAGATCATGGAACAACTCTGTGGGCAAAAGGTTTCTAAATCATTTGTATCTACACTTACAGAAAAGCTAGATCCTATAGTGAATCAATGGGCAAGTCGACCTCTGAATACGATGTACTACCCTTATATCTTTGCAGATGCCATGTATATCAAAGTAAGAGAACATAATCGTGTTGTATCTAAAGCTGTTTATATCGCAACGGCCGTTGACCAAAACAATAGACGTGAAATTCTAGGCTTAAGAGTAGACCATGGGGAGAGCACTGAAGCCTGGCAACGATTTTTCCAGCACCTAAAGTCAAGAGGACTACAATCACCTAAGCTAATTATTTCAGACGCACACAAGGGGTTAAAGTCTGCCATTGGTATAGAGTTTGTTGGATCCTCTTGGCAACGGTGCACGGTGCATTACAAAAAGAATATCATTACGCATATGCCAAAAAAAGGCATGGACGAAGTGAAAATGGGTTTAAAAAGAATATTTGAGGTAGCGTCGGTTGAAGAGGCAAGAAAATATAAAAATGAGTTCATTGAGCAATTTGGAGATAATCCAAAACTAGAAAAAGCTATAGAGATATTAGAAGAAGGCTTCGAAGATGCCATTCAATATCTAAATGAGAAACCAAAATACCATAAGCATATTCGAAGTACAAACTCGTTAGAAAGAATCAATGAGGAAGTTCGGAGAAGAGAGAAGGTAATTAGAATATTTCCTAATACACAATCCGCATTCCGATTAATTGGTGCGGTCTTAATGGACTATGCAGAGGAAGTAGGAAGAAGAATTATTCAGGACCAAGAAGAAAAGAAATAG
- a CDS encoding alpha/beta-type small acid-soluble spore protein, which translates to MASNNNSNQLLVPGVQQALDQMKYEIAQEFGVNLGADTTSRANGSVGGEITKRLVSMAEQQLGGFQR; encoded by the coding sequence ATGGCTAGTAACAACAACTCTAATCAACTTTTAGTACCAGGCGTTCAACAAGCACTTGATCAAATGAAGTATGAAATTGCTCAAGAATTTGGTGTAAATCTTGGTGCAGACACTACTTCACGTGCTAACGGTTCTGTCGGAGGAGAAATCACTAAGCGTCTTGTATCAATGGCAGAGCAACAACTTGGCGGATTCCAACGCTAA
- the fumC gene encoding class II fumarate hydratase, whose amino-acid sequence MEKFRLERDTLGEIQVPMDKYWGAQTQRSSENFQIGSEKMPLEVVYALALIKKAAAEVNHDLGKLSKEKMTAILTVCDQTLKGAFDEHFPLAVWQTGSGTQTNMNVNEVIANRANELIRSQGSVERIHPNDDVNMSQSSNDTFPTAMHVAAYIKMTEKLFPALNELKSTLLTKEKAFMNLVKIGRTHLQDATPITLGQEISGWRAMLEKNDRMLKDSGFYVLELAIGGTAVGTGINAHPKFGDKVAEKLAAYTGYPFKASSNKFHALTSHDEMVFLHGALKALAADLMKIANDIRWLASGPRSGIGELMIPANEPGSSIMPGKVNPTQSEALTMVACQIFGNDATIGFAASQGNFELNVFKPVIIYNVIQSITLLTDSIRSFNENCAIGIEANKDVIKKHVERSLMLVTALNPYIGYEKAAEIAKLAFKENCTLKEAAEKTGYVTPEQFDQWIKPENMV is encoded by the coding sequence ATGGAAAAGTTTAGATTGGAAAGAGATACTCTTGGCGAGATTCAGGTCCCAATGGATAAATATTGGGGGGCACAAACACAACGCAGCTCTGAAAATTTTCAAATTGGCAGCGAAAAAATGCCCCTAGAAGTGGTTTATGCACTAGCCTTAATAAAAAAAGCTGCAGCAGAGGTTAACCATGATTTAGGTAAACTGTCGAAAGAAAAAATGACCGCAATTCTGACGGTTTGTGATCAAACCCTTAAAGGAGCATTCGATGAGCATTTTCCGCTCGCTGTCTGGCAGACTGGAAGTGGAACACAAACCAATATGAATGTAAATGAGGTTATAGCAAATCGAGCGAACGAATTAATACGCAGTCAAGGAAGTGTTGAGAGGATTCATCCTAATGATGATGTAAATATGTCTCAAAGCTCTAATGATACCTTTCCAACTGCTATGCATGTTGCCGCGTACATAAAAATGACGGAGAAGTTATTTCCAGCACTCAACGAATTGAAAAGCACCCTTTTAACGAAGGAAAAAGCTTTTATGAATCTCGTGAAAATTGGGAGAACACATCTTCAGGACGCTACCCCCATTACGCTTGGTCAAGAAATTAGCGGCTGGAGGGCTATGCTAGAAAAGAATGATAGAATGCTGAAAGACTCAGGCTTCTATGTCCTGGAATTGGCTATAGGCGGTACCGCAGTCGGTACGGGAATAAATGCTCATCCCAAGTTTGGTGATAAGGTAGCGGAAAAACTCGCGGCATATACAGGGTATCCATTTAAAGCATCTTCAAATAAATTTCATGCATTAACAAGTCATGATGAAATGGTGTTTTTACATGGTGCGTTAAAAGCTTTAGCAGCAGATTTAATGAAAATCGCCAATGATATAAGGTGGTTAGCCAGTGGACCAAGAAGTGGGATTGGCGAGTTGATGATTCCAGCAAATGAGCCGGGGAGTTCAATCATGCCAGGTAAAGTAAATCCAACCCAAAGTGAAGCATTGACGATGGTGGCATGCCAAATTTTTGGGAATGATGCGACGATTGGATTCGCAGCGAGCCAGGGTAACTTTGAATTAAATGTTTTTAAGCCAGTGATTATCTATAATGTTATTCAATCAATTACACTTTTAACAGATAGCATTCGTTCCTTTAATGAAAATTGCGCTATTGGTATAGAGGCCAACAAGGACGTCATTAAAAAGCATGTGGAACGTTCCTTGATGCTAGTAACTGCACTCAACCCGTATATTGGATATGAAAAAGCAGCTGAAATTGCCAAATTAGCTTTTAAAGAAAATTGCACGTTAAAAGAAGCAGCTGAAAAAACAGGCTATGTAACCCCGGAACAATTTGACCAGTGGATTAAGCCTGAAAATATGGTTTAG